A stretch of Lactiplantibacillus brownii DNA encodes these proteins:
- a CDS encoding AEC family transporter, which produces MAVLWNSIQSVLVVVLIMVLGFILRRTGWFADSFAGNISKFIKNIALPASIFVSVLSRLTRGQLGSFSGYLAYAFLAVIIGYVIAFALVKIMKVRPGRKGIFINAVVNANTIFIGLPLNIALFGENSMTYFLVYYIVNTVSTWAFGVFLISNDDPTKPKEKTHNKIDWKKVIPMPLVGFLVALVFLLLNIPILKISFINSTLTYVGNLVTPLSLIYIGIVLADAGLGSIKFDRDTVVALIGRFILSPIVMIAVIMVAGNLGANFPTMASQTLIVQSATPMLAVLPILANEAHGDVEYATNVVTTSTVLFIIVVPILMSLIQFI; this is translated from the coding sequence ATGGCTGTTTTATGGAATTCGATCCAAAGCGTGCTCGTGGTCGTTTTGATCATGGTGCTTGGATTTATCTTACGTCGGACCGGTTGGTTTGCCGATAGTTTTGCGGGAAATATCTCAAAATTTATTAAGAACATTGCTTTGCCGGCTTCAATCTTTGTGTCGGTATTAAGTCGCTTGACACGTGGTCAATTAGGATCATTTTCAGGCTACTTAGCCTATGCTTTCTTAGCGGTCATCATTGGTTATGTGATCGCCTTCGCGTTAGTCAAGATTATGAAGGTCCGTCCTGGTCGTAAAGGAATCTTTATTAACGCGGTCGTCAACGCCAACACCATCTTCATTGGCTTGCCTTTGAACATTGCGTTGTTTGGTGAGAACAGTATGACTTACTTCTTGGTTTATTATATTGTCAACACGGTTTCAACTTGGGCGTTTGGGGTCTTCTTGATCTCCAATGATGATCCAACTAAGCCTAAGGAAAAGACGCACAATAAGATTGACTGGAAGAAAGTTATCCCAATGCCATTAGTTGGGTTCTTGGTTGCCTTGGTCTTCTTATTATTGAATATTCCAATTTTGAAGATTTCCTTCATTAATTCAACGTTAACTTACGTTGGTAACTTAGTGACACCGTTATCCTTGATCTATATTGGGATCGTTTTGGCGGATGCCGGGTTAGGGAGTATCAAGTTTGACCGAGATACGGTGGTTGCCTTGATTGGTCGATTCATCTTGTCACCAATCGTGATGATTGCGGTCATCATGGTCGCTGGTAACTTGGGGGCTAACTTCCCAACCATGGCTTCACAAACGTTGATCGTTCAATCTGCCACACCAATGCTCGCTGTTTTGCCAATTTTGGCGAACGAAGCCCATGGTGACGTGGAATACGCGACAAACGTGGTTACGACCAGTACCGTTTTGTTTATTATCGTCGTCCCAATCTTAATGTCATTGATTCAATTTATCTAG
- a CDS encoding amino acid permease has translation MKESQRLLVKKPVNPASFNQGGLAKSLDAFSLTMMGVGAIVGSGIFITPGIIAAKYAGPAAMLSFVIAAAVCSLAALCYAEFASTIPLAGSAYTYVYTVFGEFLAWILGWSLISEYLFAVSSVAVSWSAYFQNLLSGFGLKLPAFLAAAAGTAGAPHAGFNLIAFVVVLAISLLLVGGVQESTRVNSIMVIVKILVIVLFIGVAIFFVKPANFHPFMPHGVNGLVKGASLAFYAYIGFDAVSTASEEVKNPKRDMPIGIIGSLIVASILYVAMAAVLVGVVHYTKLNVGDPVAYALAVIHQNWAAGIVSLGAVVGMTTVLIVMLYGGTRLLFAISRDGLLPKAFQSLNTKTKVPVKSTWIFGIIASIFAAVIPLDKIAELVNIGTLFAFAMVSIGVVFLRKHETLQQINSSFKVPFYPVLPVVSFLACLYLMINLQAFTWHMFGIWITIGIIIYFAYSYRHSRIRAGLRAKENQ, from the coding sequence ATGAAAGAATCACAGCGGTTACTGGTCAAGAAACCAGTGAACCCAGCGAGTTTTAATCAAGGTGGCTTAGCTAAGTCCCTTGATGCCTTCAGTTTAACGATGATGGGAGTCGGGGCGATTGTTGGTTCCGGGATTTTCATTACGCCTGGGATCATTGCCGCAAAGTATGCCGGTCCCGCTGCGATGCTGTCATTCGTTATCGCAGCCGCGGTTTGTTCGTTGGCGGCATTATGTTATGCCGAGTTTGCGTCGACGATTCCATTAGCTGGGAGTGCCTACACATACGTCTATACGGTCTTTGGCGAATTTTTAGCTTGGATTCTCGGTTGGTCCTTAATTTCCGAATATTTATTTGCGGTTTCGTCTGTTGCGGTGAGTTGGTCAGCGTATTTCCAAAATTTACTTAGTGGTTTTGGCCTAAAATTACCCGCGTTTTTGGCCGCTGCGGCCGGAACTGCCGGTGCCCCGCATGCGGGTTTTAATCTGATTGCTTTTGTGGTTGTTTTAGCGATTTCATTGCTATTGGTGGGTGGCGTTCAAGAATCCACGCGGGTTAATTCAATTATGGTCATTGTTAAAATATTAGTGATTGTCCTCTTTATCGGCGTGGCGATTTTCTTCGTCAAACCGGCTAATTTCCACCCATTCATGCCCCATGGGGTGAATGGGTTAGTCAAAGGGGCGTCACTAGCTTTCTACGCATATATTGGCTTTGATGCCGTTTCAACCGCTTCTGAAGAAGTCAAAAATCCTAAGCGGGATATGCCAATCGGTATTATCGGATCGTTGATTGTCGCTTCAATCTTGTATGTAGCGATGGCGGCGGTGTTGGTCGGTGTCGTGCACTATACAAAATTAAATGTCGGTGATCCAGTTGCTTATGCCTTGGCAGTGATTCATCAAAACTGGGCCGCTGGGATTGTTTCTCTCGGTGCGGTTGTCGGGATGACAACGGTATTGATCGTCATGTTATATGGTGGGACCCGGTTACTTTTTGCCATTAGTCGGGATGGCTTACTACCAAAAGCCTTTCAAAGTCTAAACACCAAGACTAAAGTTCCCGTCAAAAGCACTTGGATCTTTGGGATTATTGCTAGTATCTTTGCTGCCGTGATTCCACTTGATAAAATTGCGGAACTAGTTAATATCGGGACGTTATTTGCGTTTGCGATGGTTTCAATCGGGGTCGTCTTCCTCCGTAAACATGAAACGTTGCAGCAAATCAACAGTTCATTCAAAGTGCCATTCTATCCGGTCTTACCCGTTGTGTCGTTCTTAGCTTGCTTGTACTTGATGATTAATTTGCAAGCTTTCACGTGGCACATGTTTGGCATTTGGATCACGATTGGGATTATTATCTACTTTGCTTATAGTTACCGGCACTCACGAATTCGAGCAGGGTTACGTGCAAAAGAAAATCAATAA
- a CDS encoding ECF transporter S component gives MQRRSNAYHISVLAVLIAIVIIQNVVPFFGYIPILGLSLTTIHVTVIIAAVVLGPKDGAIVGGAWGLIDWIRAFTAPTSALAPLVFTNPLVSVLPRVLIGVVAGWTFIWLRRHLKPAPSLLVAGVVGALTNTILVLGLIGTLYRHTAAGFYQVDLSKLMPYLLGIVGTNGVPEAILAGVLVPLIGLPLMRFRQVKK, from the coding sequence ATGCAACGACGATCTAATGCGTATCATATCAGTGTTTTGGCCGTTTTAATTGCCATTGTGATCATTCAAAATGTGGTACCATTTTTCGGCTATATTCCGATTTTGGGTTTGAGCTTGACGACGATTCACGTGACGGTTATTATTGCGGCCGTTGTGCTGGGGCCAAAAGATGGCGCAATTGTTGGTGGTGCGTGGGGACTGATTGACTGGATTCGCGCATTCACGGCGCCAACGAGTGCGTTGGCACCATTAGTCTTCACCAATCCACTGGTTTCGGTTTTGCCACGTGTGTTGATTGGGGTAGTTGCCGGTTGGACCTTCATCTGGTTGCGGCGTCACTTAAAGCCAGCGCCAAGCCTCCTAGTGGCAGGAGTGGTGGGGGCCTTAACGAACACGATTTTGGTTTTGGGGTTAATTGGGACGCTGTATCGGCATACGGCAGCAGGTTTTTATCAGGTCGATTTAAGCAAATTAATGCCCTATTTACTTGGAATCGTTGGCACAAATGGGGTGCCTGAGGCGATCTTAGCTGGCGTATTAGTGCCGCTAATTGGGCTACCACTCATGCGTTTTCGGCAAGTTAAAAAGTAA